Proteins encoded within one genomic window of Gallus gallus isolate bGalGal1 chromosome 1, bGalGal1.mat.broiler.GRCg7b, whole genome shotgun sequence:
- the LIG4 gene encoding DNA ligase 4 isoform X1 gives MASAPVSQPSPKRTVASHVPFADLCSTLERIQTCKSRPEKTKYFKDFLDSWRKFHSALHQKEKDVTDSFYPAMRLILPQLERERMAYGIKETMLAKLYIELLNLPKDGKDAVKLLNYRTPTGSRGDAGDFAMIAYFVLKPRSPKRGRLTVEQVNELLDAIANNNAAKNKGLVKKSLLQLITQSTALEQKWLIRMIIKDLKLGVSQQTIFSIFHPDAAELHNVTTDLEKVCRQLHDPSVSLSDVSIMLFSAFKPMLAAIADVQQIEKQMNNQVFYIETKLDGERMQMHKDGDVYKYFSRNGFDYTQQFGASPVDGSLTPFIHNVFKSDIQNCILDGEMMAYNPETQTFMQKGNKFDIKRMVEDSDLQTCFCVFDVLMINDQKLAHESLSKRYKILSNVFTPLTGRIHVVHKKSARTRKEVIDALNEAIDNREEGIMVKDPMSTYKPDKRGEGWLKIKPEYVNGLMDELDLLIVGGYWGKGSRGGMMSHFLCAIAETPAPNEKPTVFHSICRVGSGYTMKELYDLGLKLAKHWKPYNRKDPPCNILCGTEKPEMYIEPCNSVIVQIKAAEIVNSDMYKTDCTLRFPRIEKIREDKEWYECMTLDMLEHLRSRAEGKLASKHLYIDEYDEPQEKKRRTVPKVKKVIGIAEQFKAPDLSNVNKVSSMFEDVEFCVMTGMGRYSKSELESRIAECGGSVVQNPGPDTYCVIVGAENVRVKNIIASNKYDVVKAEWLLQCFQSKMLVPWQPAFMIHMSPETREHFAREYDCYGDSYTADTDVAQLKEVFSRVKDNKKMPLDLIAELEERYSWNSCKLCIFRGNTIYVDYYAIINKPSTKIHGTRLSIRALELRFYGAKVVPLLEEGVSHVVIGEDHSRVKEMKALRRMFGKKFKIVSELWVTESVKEGVPKNETQFLI, from the coding sequence ATGGCTTCCGCACCTGTGTCACAGCCTTCTCCTAAAAGAACAGTGGCCTCGCATGTGCCTTTTGCAGACCTGTGTTCCACCCTGGAGCGAATACAGACGTGTAAATCCCGGCCAGAGAAAACCAAGTACTTCAAGGACTTCTTGGATTCCTGGAGGAAATTCCACAGTGCTCTCcatcaaaaagagaaagatgtcACCGATTCTTTCTATCCTGCTATGCGGCTTATTCTTCCGCAGCTGGAAAGGGAAAGGATGGCGTATGGAATTAAGGAAACCATGCTTGCAAAGCTTTACATTGAGCTTCTTAATTTACCAAAAGATGGAAAGGATGCTGTGAAGCTTTTAAATTACAGAACGCCCACTGGTTCACGTGGAGATGCTGGAGACTTTGCGATGATCGCATACTTTGTGTTAAAACCCCGAAGCCCTAAGCGAGGCAGGTTGACTGTAGAGCAGGTCAATGAACTGCTGGATGCCATTGCAAACAACAATGCTGCTAAAAACAAGGGACTGGTAAAGAAAAGCCTTCTTCAGTTAATtacccaaagcacagcactcGAGCAAAAGTGGCTCATCCGGATGATTATAAAGGATCTAAAACTTGGTGTTAGTCAACAAACgatattttcaatttttcatcCTGATGCTGCTGAATTACACAATGTCACAACAGATTTGGAAAAAGTTTGTAGGCAGCTGCACGACCCCTCTGTCTCGCTTAGTGATGTTTCTATCATGttattttctgcctttaaaCCAATGCTCGCTGCTATTGCTGATGTACAACAAATTGAGAAGCAGATGAATAACCAGGTATTCTACATAGAAACTAAACTGGATGGTGAACGTATGCAGATGCACAAAGATGGTGatgtgtataaatatttttccagaaaCGGATTTGACTATACTCAGCAGTTCGGTGCTTCCCCTGTTGATGGCTCATTAACACCATTTATTCATAATGTATTTAAAAGCGACATACAAAATTGCATTCTTGATGGTGAAATGATGGCTTACAATCCTGAAACACAAACCTTTatgcaaaaaggaaacaaatttgACATCAAAAGAATGGTGGAGGACTCTGATCTGCAGACCTGCTTCTGTGTGTTTGATGTATTAATGATAAATGATCAGAAGTTGGCTCATGAATCCCTGAGCAAAAGATACAAGATCTTAAGTAATGTATTTACCCCATTAACAGGCAGGATACACGTTGTACATAAAAAAAGTGCCAGGACAAGAAAAGAAGTAATTGATGCTTTAAATGAAGCAATAGATAACAGAGAGGAAGGGATTATGGTAAAAGACCCAATGTCCACCTACAAGCCTGACAAACGTGGGGAAGGCTGGTTAAAAATCAAGCCAGAATATGTCAACGGGCTGATGGATGAGCTAGATCTTCTTATTGTTGGTGGCTACTGGGGAAAAGGCTCACGTGGTGGAATGATGTCTCACTTTCTGTGTGCTATTGCAGAGACTCCAGCTCCAAATGAAAAACCTACTGTTTTCCACTCTATTTGTCGTGTTGGCTCTGGCTACACTATGAAGGAATTATATGATCTGGGTTTGAAACTAGCTAAACACTGGAAGCCTTACAATAGGAAGGACCCTCCTTGTAACATTCTGTGTGGCACTGAAAAACCTGAAATGTACATTGAGCCTTGCAACTCTGTCATAGTTCAGATCAAGGCAGCTGAGATTGTTAACAGTGATATGTACAAAACTGACTGTACTTTGAGATTCCCCCGAATTGAAAAAATAAGAGAGGACAAAGAATGGTATGAATGCATGACTTTGGACATGCTAGAACATCttagaagcagagcagaagggaagctGGCATCCAAGCACCTATATATTGATGAATATGATGAGccacaagagaagaaaaggagaactgTACCAAAGGTGAAGAAAGTAATTGGAATAGCTGAGCAGTTTAAAGCTCCTGATCTTTCTAATGTCAACAAAGTTTCCAGCATGTTTGAGGATGTAGAATTTTGTGTTATGACAGGAATGGGAAGGTACTCCAAGTCTGAACTGGAAAGCAGAATAGCTGAATGTGGTGGCAGTGTGGTACAGAACCCTGGACCTGACACTTACTGTGTCATTGTAGGAGCTGAGAATGTCAGAGTTAAAAACATCATTGCTTCCAACAAATATGATGTGGTAAAAGCGGAGTGGctgcttcagtgttttcagtcCAAAATGCTGGTACCTTGGCAGCCAGCCTTTATGATTCACATGTCTCCTGAAACAAGAGAACATTTTGCTCGTGAGTATGACTGCTATGGAGACAGCTACACAGCAGATACAGATGTTGCACAACTCAAGGAAGTGTTCTCAAGAGTGAAGGATAATAAGAAGATGCCTTTGGATTTGATTGCTGAGTTAGAAGAACGGTATTCATGGAACAGCTGTAAATTGTGTATATTCAGAGGAAACACTATTTATGTGGACTATTATGCTATTATTAACAAACCCAGTACCAAAATCCATGGCACAAGACTATCAATTAGAGCTTTAGAGCTCCGTTTCTACGGTGCAAAAGTAGTTCCTCTTCTTGAGGAAGGTGTGTCCCATGTTGTTATAGGAGAAGATCATTCTCGGGTAAAAGAGATGAAAGCTCTCAGGAGAATGTTTGGGAAAAAATTTAAAATTGTATCTGAGCTATGGGTAACAGAGTCAGTTAAGGAAGGAGTCCCAAAGAATGAAACTCAGTTCTTAATTTAA
- the LIG4 gene encoding DNA ligase 4 (The RefSeq protein has 2 substitutions compared to this genomic sequence), translating to MASAPVLQPSPKRTVASHVPFADLCSTLERIQTCKSRPEKTKYFKDFLDSWRKFHSALHQKEKDVTDSFYPAMRLILPQLERERMAYGIKETMLAKLYIELLNLPKDGKDAVKLLNYRTPTGSRGDAGDFAMIAYFVLKPRSPKRGRLTVEQVNELLDAIANNNAAKNKGLVKKSLLQLITQSTALEQKWLIRMIIKDLKLGVSQQTIFSIFHPDAAELHNVTTDLEKVCRQLHDPSVSLSDVSIMLFSAFKPMLAAIADVQQIEKQMNNQVFYIETKLDGERMQMHKDGDVYKYFSRNGFDYTQQFGASPVDGSLTPFIHNVFKSDIQNCILDGEMMAYNPETQTFMQKGNKFDIKRMVEDSDLQTCFCVFDVLMINDQKLAHESLSKRYKILSNVFTPLTGRIHVVHKKSARTRKEVIDALNEAIDNREEGIMVKDPMSTYKPDKRGEGWLKIKPEYVNGLMDELDLLIVGGYWGKGSRGGMMSHFLCAVAETPAPNEKPTVFHSICRVGSGYTMKELYDLGLKLAKHWKPYNRKDPPCNILCGTEKPEMYIEPCNSVIVQIKAAEIVNSDMYKTDCTLRFPRIEKIREDKEWYECMTLDMLEHLRSRAEGKLASKHLYIDEYDEPQEKKRRTVPKVKKVIGIAEQFKAPDLSNVNKVSSMFEDVEFCVMTGMGRYSKSELESRIAECGGSVVQNPGPDTYCVIVGAENVRVKNIIASNKYDVVKAEWLLQCFQSKMLVPWQPAFMIHMSPETREHFAREYDCYGDSYTADTDVAQLKEVFSRVKDNKKMPLDLIAELEERYSWNSCKLCIFRGNTIYVDYYAIINKPSTKIHGTRLSIRALELRFYGAKVVPLLEEGVSHVVIGEDHSRVKEMKALRRMFGKKFKIVSELWVTESVKEGVPKNETQFLI from the coding sequence ATGGCTTCCGCACCTGTGTCACAGCCTTCTCCTAAAAGAACAGTGGCCTCGCATGTGCCTTTTGCAGACCTGTGTTCCACCCTGGAGCGAATACAGACGTGTAAATCCCGGCCAGAGAAAACCAAGTACTTCAAGGACTTCTTGGATTCCTGGAGGAAATTCCACAGTGCTCTCcatcaaaaagagaaagatgtcACCGATTCTTTCTATCCTGCTATGCGGCTTATTCTTCCGCAGCTGGAAAGGGAAAGGATGGCGTATGGAATTAAGGAAACCATGCTTGCAAAGCTTTACATTGAGCTTCTTAATTTACCAAAAGATGGAAAGGATGCTGTGAAGCTTTTAAATTACAGAACGCCCACTGGTTCACGTGGAGATGCTGGAGACTTTGCGATGATCGCATACTTTGTGTTAAAACCCCGAAGCCCTAAGCGAGGCAGGTTGACTGTAGAGCAGGTCAATGAACTGCTGGATGCCATTGCAAACAACAATGCTGCTAAAAACAAGGGACTGGTAAAGAAAAGCCTTCTTCAGTTAATtacccaaagcacagcactcGAGCAAAAGTGGCTCATCCGGATGATTATAAAGGATCTAAAACTTGGTGTTAGTCAACAAACgatattttcaatttttcatcCTGATGCTGCTGAATTACACAATGTCACAACAGATTTGGAAAAAGTTTGTAGGCAGCTGCACGACCCCTCTGTCTCGCTTAGTGATGTTTCTATCATGttattttctgcctttaaaCCAATGCTCGCTGCTATTGCTGATGTACAACAAATTGAGAAGCAGATGAATAACCAGGTATTCTACATAGAAACTAAACTGGATGGTGAACGTATGCAGATGCACAAAGATGGTGatgtgtataaatatttttccagaaaCGGATTTGACTATACTCAGCAGTTCGGTGCTTCCCCTGTTGATGGCTCATTAACACCATTTATTCATAATGTATTTAAAAGCGACATACAAAATTGCATTCTTGATGGTGAAATGATGGCTTACAATCCTGAAACACAAACCTTTatgcaaaaaggaaacaaatttgACATCAAAAGAATGGTGGAGGACTCTGATCTGCAGACCTGCTTCTGTGTGTTTGATGTATTAATGATAAATGATCAGAAGTTGGCTCATGAATCCCTGAGCAAAAGATACAAGATCTTAAGTAATGTATTTACCCCATTAACAGGCAGGATACACGTTGTACATAAAAAAAGTGCCAGGACAAGAAAAGAAGTAATTGATGCTTTAAATGAAGCAATAGATAACAGAGAGGAAGGGATTATGGTAAAAGACCCAATGTCCACCTACAAGCCTGACAAACGTGGGGAAGGCTGGTTAAAAATCAAGCCAGAATATGTCAACGGGCTGATGGATGAGCTAGATCTTCTTATTGTTGGTGGCTACTGGGGAAAAGGCTCACGTGGTGGAATGATGTCTCACTTTCTGTGTGCTATTGCAGAGACTCCAGCTCCAAATGAAAAACCTACTGTTTTCCACTCTATTTGTCGTGTTGGCTCTGGCTACACTATGAAGGAATTATATGATCTGGGTTTGAAACTAGCTAAACACTGGAAGCCTTACAATAGGAAGGACCCTCCTTGTAACATTCTGTGTGGCACTGAAAAACCTGAAATGTACATTGAGCCTTGCAACTCTGTCATAGTTCAGATCAAGGCAGCTGAGATTGTTAACAGTGATATGTACAAAACTGACTGTACTTTGAGATTCCCCCGAATTGAAAAAATAAGAGAGGACAAAGAATGGTATGAATGCATGACTTTGGACATGCTAGAACATCttagaagcagagcagaagggaagctGGCATCCAAGCACCTATATATTGATGAATATGATGAGccacaagagaagaaaaggagaactgTACCAAAGGTGAAGAAAGTAATTGGAATAGCTGAGCAGTTTAAAGCTCCTGATCTTTCTAATGTCAACAAAGTTTCCAGCATGTTTGAGGATGTAGAATTTTGTGTTATGACAGGAATGGGAAGGTACTCCAAGTCTGAACTGGAAAGCAGAATAGCTGAATGTGGTGGCAGTGTGGTACAGAACCCTGGACCTGACACTTACTGTGTCATTGTAGGAGCTGAGAATGTCAGAGTTAAAAACATCATTGCTTCCAACAAATATGATGTGGTAAAAGCGGAGTGGctgcttcagtgttttcagtcCAAAATGCTGGTACCTTGGCAGCCAGCCTTTATGATTCACATGTCTCCTGAAACAAGAGAACATTTTGCTCGTGAGTATGACTGCTATGGAGACAGCTACACAGCAGATACAGATGTTGCACAACTCAAGGAAGTGTTCTCAAGAGTGAAGGATAATAAGAAGATGCCTTTGGATTTGATTGCTGAGTTAGAAGAACGGTATTCATGGAACAGCTGTAAATTGTGTATATTCAGAGGAAACACTATTTATGTGGACTATTATGCTATTATTAACAAACCCAGTACCAAAATCCATGGCACAAGACTATCAATTAGAGCTTTAGAGCTCCGTTTCTACGGTGCAAAAGTAGTTCCTCTTCTTGAGGAAGGTGTGTCCCATGTTGTTATAGGAGAAGATCATTCTCGGGTAAAAGAGATGAAAGCTCTCAGGAGAATGTTTGGGAAAAAATTTAAAATTGTATCTGAGCTATGGGTAACAGAGTCAGTTAAGGAAGGAGTCCCAAAGAATGAAACTCAGTTCTTAATTTAA